TACAGCAGGATGTTGATGGGAGATATGCATACGGAAGGCAAATATAGCCGCAGGATGTTACCAAAGTGTTAAGGATGGAAGCACACCCAATGAATACCGGAACTTAATTGATCATTTACCTCCCGGGTGCAATAACTCTGTTATTGATCCAGGAACATCTTTCCATTCTTTCAAAAACTCCTTCATGAATAGTGGCGGGAGTATCAGTCATTATATATACGGATCCGGGTAATGGTTAAGCGCTCTGCAAATCTTTCACATGCAGTTCATTTTCAAGTACTCGTTTACGATGATTTTTGCCCCAATTATGCAAGGCAATAATTACTTCGGAAAGCGTTTCGCTATAAGGCGTTAACTCATACTCAACTGTAACTGGTTTTGTATTGCGTACAGTTCGGGTAACAAGCCCGTTCATTTCTAACTCCTGCAGTTCTTTGGATAATATCCTCGGTGTTATATTTGCTTCGCGCGACAATTCGCGGAATCGCAGCTTTCCTTCTCTTAAAATGGATATTAATACCAGCTTCCATTTACCACCTACGATATCAAGTGTATCCTGGATGGTTAATCTTGCTTTTGCACATTCATCGTTGTTTCCAACAATGCATTTATCTTTTTTAGACATAGTATCCTTTTTGTAACCGGTATCCTTTATGTAATAGATAACAAAAATACATCAATATGCCCGTAATTTGTTGTTATAGTAAGAGTAAAGCAAGCATGTTGTAGTGACCATATTCATTATTTGTATTTATTTAATATTCAGAATAAATGAAAACAGCAGCAAATGTTACAGAAAATAAATAAAGCCTTGTTCGTAGGTAGTGGCCCAATCAGGATATTGTATCCTGGCCGGGTAAATTCAGTTACGGATACTGGTATAGGCAGTATTGGAAGAATTGACCATCCGGAAATTCACGGAAACCCGGTAATTAAATTGCACCCACACATTAACGATGAAATACTCTCTTATTTCAGGACAGGAGAAGCCGAGCACACTGATTCGGAAGGTTATGTGCGGATGATTGGGAAGAACACCCTTATGCTCATGAAAGCGGGCAAGCTGTTCTACCACGAGGAAAAGATTTTTGGTGATGAAGAACCAATGGAAGGTCTGCAGATATTTATTCGCCCAGGTAAAAAGGACCTCCAGCCGAGTGTAACTTTTCTTGAACTGGATTCCCTCCACAGCGAAAACGCATGGCGATTACTGGCCAGCCCTACATCCGAAACTACTTTTCAGTTCAGCAGCCAAACATGGTTGTATGATATGAAATTGTTGAAAAATTCCAATGTTCAGCTTCCCGCCTTACCAAAAGACAACCTTACCTGCATACTATATGTGTTCAAGGGCCAGGTGCAGGTAAACAGTGATGTCATACTGGAGAAAAAGGAAGGGATTGTTATTAAAGGTGAAAACATTGAATTGGCATCAAAAGCGGAAGAAGCCGAACTGGTATTGTTCGTAACAGACGAATCGGCTGAATTTTTTGCTGGCGGCATGTACAGCGGTAATCAGGCATAAACTACC
This DNA window, taken from Chitinophaga niabensis, encodes the following:
- a CDS encoding winged helix-turn-helix transcriptional regulator, with translation MSKKDKCIVGNNDECAKARLTIQDTLDIVGGKWKLVLISILREGKLRFRELSREANITPRILSKELQELEMNGLVTRTVRNTKPVTVEYELTPYSETLSEVIIALHNWGKNHRKRVLENELHVKDLQSA
- a CDS encoding pirin family protein; translated protein: MLQKINKALFVGSGPIRILYPGRVNSVTDTGIGSIGRIDHPEIHGNPVIKLHPHINDEILSYFRTGEAEHTDSEGYVRMIGKNTLMLMKAGKLFYHEEKIFGDEEPMEGLQIFIRPGKKDLQPSVTFLELDSLHSENAWRLLASPTSETTFQFSSQTWLYDMKLLKNSNVQLPALPKDNLTCILYVFKGQVQVNSDVILEKKEGIVIKGENIELASKAEEAELVLFVTDESAEFFAGGMYSGNQA